In one window of Gemmatimonadota bacterium DNA:
- a CDS encoding M20/M25/M40 family metallo-hydrolase codes for MRHVRPRLVPAARLALGASLLAVPLATLAAQSPTQRALASWQQLAAPTGHEERALAALATALPGWQRDGIGNLVLRRGSGSPRRVIACGLDRPGYTVSQITADGLLRVHRVGGGGHALFDQAHEAQQVNVHTARGLVPGVAAVANGHFAPQHRGDTAIVTADDLWIDVGAASRAEVAALGIRLLDPLDRRVPAWPYAGGVAGGGVGARAGCAAVAAASRGTVARGETIFLMTAQSVFGWPTLGASLARLGGVDEVTVVGVGRANAVVARIARVDSVRTIVPVVRHAGTLVETIAEHDAEALLARVAEAGGIDRASLPAQPWIDAPGPVLADARRTADALDATATALKQLADLAGVSGDEWRVRDAVRAALPAWARARAEVDAAGNLIVAAGPERDTTVVIAHLDEVGWDVVAIAGDGVTTLRARGGPVATAWEGQPALLHLPRAADGAAPPSIAGIFVPRAEPRTKRPDRMLAWFGLDSAALVARGVRVGATVSAYKDAVRLGATRFTGRAMDDRVGSLALLRAVGMVDPATLTRRVLFVWSTEEEVGLNGAAALAARLGPTVQRVHSIDTFVSSESPLESPHFAYARLGEGPVLRGIESQSMWPPAARAEVERIARAAGIPLQVGMTQGGTDGTAFVFYGAPNLPLSWPGRYSHAPGEVLDLRDLERLGQLIAAIVRAR; via the coding sequence ATGCGCCACGTCCGCCCGCGTCTCGTCCCGGCCGCGCGCCTCGCGCTCGGCGCGTCGCTCCTCGCCGTCCCCCTTGCGACGCTGGCGGCGCAGTCGCCGACCCAACGCGCGCTCGCGAGCTGGCAGCAGCTCGCCGCTCCCACGGGACACGAGGAGCGTGCGCTCGCCGCGCTCGCGACCGCGCTCCCCGGGTGGCAGCGCGACGGCATCGGCAACCTCGTACTCCGTCGCGGCAGCGGCTCGCCGCGCCGCGTGATCGCCTGCGGACTCGACCGCCCCGGCTACACCGTCAGCCAGATCACCGCCGACGGCCTGCTGCGCGTGCATCGCGTGGGGGGCGGCGGCCATGCGCTGTTCGACCAGGCGCACGAGGCGCAACAGGTGAACGTCCACACCGCGCGCGGCCTCGTGCCCGGTGTCGCGGCGGTCGCGAACGGCCACTTCGCGCCGCAGCATCGCGGCGACACCGCGATCGTCACCGCCGACGATCTCTGGATCGACGTCGGTGCCGCGTCGCGCGCCGAGGTCGCGGCGCTCGGGATCCGACTCCTCGATCCGCTCGATCGCCGTGTGCCCGCCTGGCCGTACGCGGGCGGCGTCGCCGGCGGCGGCGTGGGCGCGCGCGCGGGCTGCGCCGCCGTCGCCGCCGCCTCGCGCGGGACCGTGGCGCGCGGGGAGACCATCTTCCTGATGACCGCGCAGAGCGTCTTCGGCTGGCCCACGCTCGGCGCCTCGCTCGCGCGCCTCGGCGGCGTGGACGAGGTCACCGTCGTCGGCGTGGGTCGCGCCAACGCCGTCGTCGCCCGCATCGCGCGCGTCGATTCGGTGCGCACCATCGTCCCCGTCGTGCGCCACGCCGGCACGCTCGTCGAGACCATCGCCGAGCACGACGCCGAGGCGTTGCTCGCGCGGGTCGCGGAGGCGGGGGGCATCGACCGTGCGTCGCTTCCCGCGCAGCCGTGGATCGACGCGCCCGGTCCCGTGCTCGCGGATGCCCGCCGCACCGCCGACGCGCTCGACGCGACCGCGACGGCGCTGAAGCAGCTCGCCGACCTCGCCGGTGTTTCCGGCGACGAGTGGCGCGTCCGCGACGCCGTGCGGGCCGCGTTGCCGGCATGGGCGCGCGCGCGCGCCGAGGTCGATGCTGCCGGGAATCTCATCGTCGCGGCGGGACCGGAGCGCGATACGACGGTGGTCATCGCGCATCTCGACGAGGTGGGGTGGGACGTCGTCGCCATCGCCGGCGACGGCGTGACGACCCTCCGCGCGCGCGGCGGTCCGGTCGCGACCGCGTGGGAGGGGCAGCCCGCGTTGCTGCATCTCCCGCGCGCGGCCGACGGCGCCGCGCCCCCGTCGATCGCCGGCATCTTCGTGCCGCGCGCCGAGCCGCGGACCAAGCGGCCCGATCGGATGCTCGCCTGGTTCGGTCTCGACTCGGCGGCGCTCGTGGCGCGCGGCGTGCGCGTGGGCGCGACCGTGAGTGCGTACAAGGATGCCGTGCGCCTGGGCGCGACCCGCTTCACCGGCCGCGCGATGGACGATCGCGTCGGCTCGCTCGCGCTGCTTCGTGCGGTGGGGATGGTGGATCCCGCCACGCTCACGCGCCGCGTGCTGTTCGTCTGGTCCACCGAGGAGGAGGTCGGGCTCAACGGCGCCGCCGCGCTCGCCGCGCGCCTTGGCCCGACGGTGCAGCGGGTGCACAGCATCGACACGTTCGTGAGTTCGGAGTCGCCGCTCGAGTCCCCGCACTTCGCGTACGCGCGGCTTGGCGAGGGGCCGGTGCTGCGCGGGATCGAGTCGCAGAGCATGTGGCCGCCGGCCGCGCGCGCCGAGGTGGAGCGGATCGCGCGGGCGGCGGGGATCCCGTTGCAGGTGGGGATGACGCAGGGCGGCACCGACGGGACCGCGTTCGTGTTCTACGGGGCGCCGAACCTGCCGCTCTCGTGGCCGGGTCGGTACAGCCATGCGCCGGGCGAGGTGCTCGACCTGCGCGACCTCGAGAGGCTGGGGCAGCTCATCGCGGCGATCGTGCGCGCGCGCTGA
- a CDS encoding nuclear transport factor 2 family protein, translating to MRSTRSLLDGLGRGQLVLLGILLLGRPAAAGAQGAVPSPRDTTPTAVVREYVAAFNAKDLDAMMRMVASEMVWMTVTGDSLTDVGRGIDAFRRMIAGYFRAVPSARSELRKVDATGPWVTTHERTRWEASPSGVGGQSSLVVYEVRDGLIRHAWFYPSLPLPGPG from the coding sequence ATGCGCAGCACACGGAGTCTCTTGGATGGTCTTGGGCGAGGCCAACTCGTTCTGCTCGGCATCCTGCTGCTCGGCCGCCCCGCCGCCGCAGGCGCGCAGGGAGCGGTGCCCAGCCCGCGCGACACCACGCCGACCGCGGTGGTCCGTGAGTACGTGGCGGCGTTCAATGCCAAGGATCTGGACGCCATGATGAGGATGGTCGCGAGCGAGATGGTGTGGATGACCGTGACGGGCGACTCGCTGACCGATGTCGGGCGCGGCATCGATGCGTTTCGGAGGATGATCGCGGGGTACTTCCGCGCCGTGCCATCGGCGCGCTCGGAGCTGCGCAAGGTCGACGCGACAGGGCCGTGGGTGACGACGCATGAACGAACGCGCTGGGAAGCCTCGCCGTCCGGCGTCGGTGGACAGTCCAGCCTCGTCGTCTACGAGGTCCGCGACGGACTGATCAGGCATGCGTGGTTCTATCCGTCGCTTCCCTTGCCCGGGCCCGGCTGA
- a CDS encoding AraC family transcriptional regulator: MTPEPNVEGEYARRIDRVIDHLREHLDRPVRLEELAEVACFSKFHFHRIFTAVAGETVHACANRLRLEKAARFLRFSDRSLTEIALDCGFSSSATFSRAFRDAYGTTPSRFRKTGEIENSKIRKALSPGQEYVLPMTAEEKRLAFPVRLVDLPERQVAYIRVTNAFDTDRVVAAVATMVEWAKGQGIHDGGTLFGMTLDDPDVTPAHLFRYEVCFASTAPFACADGMSRLTLPPMRYAVTSVQGDLRMVATAWDYLVREWLVSSPYEPEHAPALEVFRDKHAATDWSTFDLDGCFPIKALAHTGR, from the coding sequence ATGACGCCGGAACCCAACGTCGAGGGCGAGTACGCGCGGCGCATCGACCGCGTCATCGATCACCTGCGCGAACATCTCGATCGCCCCGTGCGATTGGAGGAGCTGGCCGAGGTGGCTTGCTTCTCCAAGTTCCATTTCCATCGGATCTTCACCGCGGTCGCGGGCGAGACCGTGCATGCGTGCGCGAACCGCCTCCGCCTCGAGAAGGCCGCGCGGTTCCTGCGCTTCTCCGACCGGAGCCTGACGGAGATCGCCCTCGACTGCGGCTTCTCGTCGTCGGCGACGTTCTCCCGCGCCTTCCGGGACGCCTACGGGACGACGCCGAGCCGCTTCCGCAAGACCGGGGAGATCGAGAACAGCAAGATCCGCAAAGCGCTGTCCCCTGGGCAGGAGTACGTTCTCCCCATGACGGCGGAGGAGAAGCGACTGGCCTTCCCGGTACGCCTCGTCGATCTCCCCGAACGGCAGGTGGCCTACATCCGGGTGACCAACGCGTTCGATACCGACCGGGTGGTCGCGGCCGTCGCGACGATGGTCGAGTGGGCGAAGGGCCAGGGCATCCATGACGGGGGCACGCTCTTCGGCATGACGCTCGATGATCCCGACGTCACCCCGGCGCATCTGTTCCGGTACGAGGTCTGCTTCGCGTCCACCGCGCCATTCGCGTGCGCGGACGGGATGTCACGGCTGACGCTGCCGCCCATGCGGTACGCGGTGACGTCGGTCCAGGGTGATCTGCGCATGGTGGCGACGGCGTGGGACTATCTGGTGCGTGAGTGGCTCGTCAGCAGTCCGTACGAACCCGAGCACGCGCCGGCGCTGGAGGTCTTTCGCGACAAGCATGCCGCGACCGATTGGTCGACCTTCGACCTCGACGGGTGCTTCCCCATCAAGGCGCTGGCGCACACGGGCCGGTAG
- a CDS encoding DoxX family protein: MHMLLWALQALGALVFAASGVMKVFMFDKVSADVASFGALPKPVWTALGVIELACTIGLIVPAALHWKPWLTGAAATVLALETLLFIWVHVQYREVPPIIMSAVLGLLMAFLAYGRMFLHPIV, from the coding sequence ATGCACATGCTGTTGTGGGCCCTGCAGGCACTCGGCGCGCTGGTCTTCGCCGCATCGGGCGTCATGAAGGTGTTCATGTTCGACAAGGTCAGCGCCGATGTCGCGTCCTTCGGTGCGTTGCCGAAGCCCGTGTGGACCGCGCTCGGGGTCATCGAACTCGCGTGCACGATCGGGCTGATCGTCCCGGCCGCGCTTCACTGGAAGCCGTGGCTCACCGGGGCGGCCGCGACCGTGCTTGCGCTCGAGACGCTCCTGTTCATCTGGGTGCACGTGCAGTACCGCGAGGTGCCGCCCATCATCATGAGCGCGGTGCTCGGGCTGCTCATGGCGTTCCTCGCGTACGGTCGGATGTTCCTCCACCCGATCGTCTGA
- a CDS encoding ribulose-bisphosphate carboxylase encodes MDQSDRYADLGLDEATLIRDGRHILAAYKMRPKAGHAYLEAAAHFAAESSTGTNVAVSTTDDFTRGVDALVYHIDAATDEMRIAYPLELFDRNMTDGRMMMVSFLTLAMGNNQGMGDIEHAKLYDFWVPDRALQLFDGPAKDISDLWRILGRSVTDGGYISGTIIKPKLGLRPEPFATAAYQFWLGGDFIKNDEPQGNQVFAPMKQVIPLVADAMRRAMDETGQAKLFSANITADDHYEMCARADFILETFGADADKVAFLVDGFVGGPGMVTTARRQYANQYLHYHRAGHGMVTSPSAKRGYTAYVLAKMARLQGASGIHVGTMGYGKMEGEHDDRAIAYIIERDEYQGPAYFQHWHGMKPTTPIISGGMNALRLPGFFQNLGHGNVINTAGGGSYGHIDSPAAGAISLRQAYECWKAGADPVEWATTHREFARAFESFPGDADALYPGWRARLGVAAR; translated from the coding sequence ATGGACCAGTCCGACCGCTACGCCGATCTCGGCCTCGACGAGGCGACCCTGATCCGGGACGGGCGCCACATCCTCGCCGCCTACAAGATGCGGCCCAAGGCCGGCCACGCGTACCTCGAGGCCGCCGCGCACTTCGCCGCCGAGTCCTCCACCGGCACGAACGTCGCCGTCTCCACCACCGACGACTTCACGCGCGGCGTGGACGCCCTCGTCTACCACATCGACGCGGCGACCGACGAGATGCGCATCGCGTATCCGCTCGAGCTCTTCGACCGCAACATGACCGACGGTCGGATGATGATGGTCTCGTTCCTCACCCTGGCGATGGGCAACAACCAGGGGATGGGCGACATCGAACACGCGAAGCTCTACGACTTCTGGGTCCCCGACCGCGCGCTGCAGCTCTTCGACGGCCCGGCGAAGGACATCTCCGACCTCTGGCGCATCCTCGGCCGGTCGGTGACCGACGGCGGCTACATCTCGGGCACCATCATCAAGCCCAAGCTCGGGTTGCGCCCGGAGCCGTTCGCGACCGCTGCGTACCAGTTCTGGCTCGGCGGCGACTTCATCAAGAACGACGAGCCGCAGGGGAACCAGGTCTTCGCGCCCATGAAGCAGGTGATCCCGCTCGTCGCCGACGCGATGCGCCGCGCGATGGACGAGACGGGCCAGGCGAAGCTCTTCTCGGCGAACATCACCGCCGACGACCACTACGAGATGTGCGCGCGCGCCGACTTCATCCTCGAGACCTTCGGCGCCGACGCGGACAAGGTCGCGTTCCTGGTGGACGGCTTCGTCGGCGGGCCGGGGATGGTGACCACCGCGCGCCGGCAGTACGCGAACCAGTACCTGCACTACCATCGCGCGGGGCACGGCATGGTGACGTCGCCGAGCGCCAAGCGCGGCTACACCGCCTACGTGCTCGCGAAGATGGCGCGCCTGCAGGGCGCCTCGGGCATCCATGTGGGCACGATGGGCTACGGCAAGATGGAAGGCGAGCACGACGATCGCGCCATCGCGTACATCATCGAGCGGGACGAGTACCAGGGGCCGGCGTACTTCCAGCACTGGCACGGGATGAAGCCCACGACGCCCATCATTTCGGGTGGGATGAATGCCCTCCGGTTGCCCGGCTTCTTCCAGAACCTGGGGCACGGTAACGTCATCAACACGGCGGGGGGCGGTTCATACGGTCATATCGACTCGCCGGCCGCCGGCGCGATCTCGCTGCGGCAGGCCTACGAGTGCTGGAAGGCGGGGGCGGACCCGGTGGAGTGGGCGACGACGCATCGCGAGTTCGCGCGCGCGTTCGAGTCGTTCCCCGGTGATGCCGATGCGTTGTATCCGGGGTGGCGCGCGCGGCTCGGCGTCGCGGCCCGCTAG
- a CDS encoding class 1 fructose-bisphosphatase: protein MPTGGRSTLTQFLIEERRRAPGATGELNALITDVSLACKAIAKRVAYGALSDSVGSAGTRNVQGEEQQQLDVTSNRLFIRATEWGGHVAGMVSEELDEPYRLPDQYPRGKYLLLFDPLDGSSNIDVNVSVGSIFSVLRAPTPGQDPAPEDFLQPGTRQVCGGYAIYGPCTMLVLTLGNGTHAFTLDPQLGEWVLSHQHIRIPERTREFAINASNSRHWEPAVKRYVDECLAGSTGPRGEDFNMRWIASLVAETHRILMRGGVFMYPRDTREKTKPGRLRLLYEVNPISFLVEQAGGLASDGHQRVMDVTPTAPHQRIGYIFGSSEEVARIERYHLEAPLDDSSPSPLFGRRGLFSTPD from the coding sequence ATGCCGACAGGCGGACGATCGACGCTCACGCAGTTCCTCATCGAGGAGCGGCGGCGCGCCCCCGGGGCGACGGGCGAGCTGAATGCGCTCATCACGGACGTGTCGCTCGCCTGCAAGGCGATCGCCAAGCGCGTCGCCTACGGGGCGCTCAGCGACTCGGTCGGGTCGGCGGGCACGCGCAACGTGCAAGGCGAGGAGCAGCAGCAGCTCGACGTGACGAGCAACCGGCTCTTCATCCGGGCCACCGAGTGGGGCGGTCATGTCGCGGGCATGGTCTCGGAGGAGCTCGATGAGCCGTACCGTCTGCCGGACCAGTATCCGCGCGGCAAGTACCTGCTGCTCTTCGATCCGCTCGACGGCTCGTCGAACATCGACGTGAACGTGTCGGTGGGGAGCATCTTCTCGGTGCTCCGCGCGCCGACGCCGGGACAGGACCCGGCACCCGAGGACTTCCTCCAGCCGGGCACCAGGCAGGTCTGCGGCGGCTACGCGATCTACGGGCCCTGCACCATGCTCGTGCTCACGCTCGGCAACGGCACGCACGCCTTCACGCTCGACCCACAGCTGGGCGAGTGGGTGTTGAGCCATCAGCACATCCGGATCCCGGAGCGGACGCGGGAGTTCGCGATCAACGCGTCGAACAGCCGGCACTGGGAGCCGGCGGTGAAGCGCTACGTGGACGAGTGCCTCGCCGGCTCCACCGGACCCCGCGGCGAGGACTTCAACATGCGCTGGATCGCATCGCTCGTCGCGGAGACGCACCGGATCCTCATGCGTGGCGGCGTCTTCATGTACCCGCGCGACACGCGCGAGAAGACCAAGCCGGGACGACTGCGGTTGCTGTACGAGGTGAATCCCATCTCGTTCCTCGTGGAGCAGGCGGGGGGGCTCGCGAGCGACGGGCACCAGCGCGTGATGGACGTGACCCCCACGGCACCGCACCAGCGCATCGGCTACATCTTCGGCTCGAGCGAGGAGGTGGCGCGGATCGAGCGCTATCACCTCGAGGCGCCGCTCGACGACAGTTCCCCCTCGCCGCTCTTCGGACGGCGCGGGCTCTTCTCCACTCCCGACTGA
- a CDS encoding phosphoribulokinase: MSAKHPIIAITGSSGAGTTSVTKTFENIFRREGVRPAVVEGDSFHRYDRAEMKKQMAAAEAAGNTKYSHFGEDANLFVELEALFRDYAESGQGTARKYLHNDEEAAPYQQPPGTFTAWEPLPESELLFYEGLHGAVVTPTANVAQHPDLLIGVVPVINLEWIQKIHRDRNTRGYSTEAVTDVILRRMPDYVHYIVPQFQRTHVNFQRVPVVDTSNPFIARTIPTADESLVVIRFANPRGIDFPYLLSMIDGSWMSRANTIVCPGGKMELSMQLIFTPMIMRLVDRRKKILG; the protein is encoded by the coding sequence ATGTCCGCCAAACATCCCATCATCGCGATCACCGGGTCGTCGGGCGCGGGCACCACCTCGGTGACGAAGACCTTCGAGAACATCTTCCGCCGCGAGGGCGTGCGGCCGGCGGTGGTCGAGGGCGACAGCTTCCACCGCTACGACCGCGCCGAGATGAAGAAGCAGATGGCGGCGGCCGAGGCGGCGGGGAACACGAAGTACAGCCACTTCGGCGAGGACGCGAACCTCTTCGTCGAGCTGGAGGCGCTCTTCCGCGACTACGCCGAGTCGGGGCAGGGGACGGCGCGGAAGTACCTCCACAACGACGAGGAGGCGGCCCCGTACCAGCAGCCGCCCGGCACCTTCACCGCCTGGGAGCCGCTCCCGGAGAGCGAGCTGCTCTTCTATGAAGGGCTGCATGGCGCGGTGGTCACCCCCACCGCGAACGTGGCGCAGCACCCCGACCTGCTCATCGGCGTGGTGCCGGTCATCAACCTCGAGTGGATCCAGAAGATCCACCGCGACCGCAACACGCGCGGCTACTCCACCGAGGCGGTCACGGACGTGATCCTCCGGCGCATGCCGGACTACGTGCACTACATCGTGCCGCAGTTCCAGCGGACCCACGTGAACTTCCAGCGTGTGCCGGTGGTGGACACCTCCAACCCGTTCATCGCGCGGACCATCCCGACGGCCGACGAGAGCCTGGTGGTCATCCGCTTCGCCAACCCGCGGGGCATCGACTTCCCATATCTTCTGAGCATGATCGACGGCTCGTGGATGTCGCGCGCCAACACGATCGTCTGTCCGGGCGGGAAGATGGAACTGTCGATGCAGCTCATCTTCACGCCGATGATCATGCGCCTGGTGGACCGGCGGAAGAAGATCCTCGGCTGA
- a CDS encoding fructose-bisphosphate aldolase class II: protein MPLVSMRQLLDHAAEHGYGLPAFNVNNLEQIQAIMEAAAECDSPVIMQGSAGARKYAGEAYLRHLIEAAIESHPDIPIVMHQDHGASPSVCIQSMRSGFSSVMMDGSLLEDAKTPSDFAYNARVTRHVVEIAHAIGVSVEGELGCLGSLETGMGEAEDGHGAEGALSHDQLLTDPQEAAEFVKATNVDALAIAIGTSHGAYKFRRPPTGAVLRIDRIKEIHARIPNTHLVMHGSSSVPQEWLKVIDEFGGQMGETYGVPVEEIVEGIKHGVRKVNIDTDLRMSSTGAIRQFLGKNPKEFDPRKYLAAARTAMKALCKARYEAFGSAGKASKIKAMPLESMAARYKKGELDPVVK from the coding sequence ATGCCCTTGGTCTCGATGCGCCAGTTGCTGGACCATGCCGCGGAGCATGGCTACGGCCTCCCGGCGTTCAACGTCAACAACCTCGAGCAGATCCAGGCGATCATGGAGGCGGCCGCCGAGTGCGACAGCCCGGTGATCATGCAGGGCTCGGCCGGCGCGCGGAAGTACGCGGGCGAGGCCTACCTGCGGCACCTCATCGAGGCGGCGATCGAGTCGCATCCCGATATCCCGATCGTGATGCACCAGGACCATGGCGCGAGCCCGTCGGTCTGCATCCAGTCGATGCGGTCGGGCTTCTCCAGCGTGATGATGGACGGCTCGCTGCTCGAGGACGCGAAGACCCCGTCGGACTTCGCCTACAACGCGCGGGTCACCCGCCACGTGGTCGAGATCGCGCACGCGATCGGGGTGTCGGTCGAAGGTGAGCTCGGCTGCCTCGGCTCGCTCGAGACGGGCATGGGCGAGGCGGAGGACGGCCATGGCGCCGAGGGGGCGCTCTCGCACGACCAGCTGCTGACCGACCCGCAGGAGGCCGCGGAGTTCGTGAAGGCGACCAACGTCGACGCGCTCGCGATCGCGATCGGGACGTCGCACGGGGCCTACAAGTTCAGGCGGCCGCCGACGGGGGCGGTGCTGCGCATCGACCGGATCAAGGAGATCCACGCGCGCATCCCCAACACGCACCTCGTGATGCACGGCTCGTCGTCGGTCCCGCAGGAGTGGCTCAAGGTGATCGACGAATTCGGCGGCCAGATGGGCGAGACCTACGGCGTGCCGGTGGAGGAGATCGTCGAGGGGATCAAGCACGGCGTGCGGAAGGTGAACATCGACACCGACCTGCGGATGTCGAGTACGGGCGCGATCCGGCAGTTCCTCGGCAAGAACCCGAAGGAGTTCGACCCGCGGAAGTACCTCGCGGCGGCGCGGACGGCGATGAAGGCGCTGTGCAAGGCGCGCTACGAGGCGTTCGGGAGCGCGGGGAAGGCCAGCAAGATCAAGGCGATGCCGCTCGAGTCGATGGCGGCGCGGTACAAGAAGGGGGAGCTGGACCCGGTGGTGAAGTAA
- a CDS encoding MFS transporter translates to MGKLVVLMVTAFMDMVGLLMVLPLLPFYAKRFVGHGPLWTALDAIGMGGEGTVIALMVSSFAVAQLVSAPMWGRVSDRLGRRPALLVGMAASGVAYLIFAFSNSLELLFFSRLVQGAGGGTVGVIQAYIADATAPKDRAKTLGWLSAATNAGVAIGPVIGSSAARMGHAAPGVLAALLTLVTMAFAFKYLVESNERVGSKTGEHPAVRKSSVALKRVLTHPGDPASRLIYMYAVGMGAFQGMTAILALFLLDRHGIDETRIGWVFAYIGVLSVVARALVLGPAVDKYREPKLSRYGQGLLALGLLALPFTTNYLSLSLAILLIPLGTAFTFPCVTGMLSQVIPNHERGLYMGVQQTFGGMARVIGPIWAGFAFDYLGKGVPFFTGAALAAGTILLGVGIEHHIPPHEAAKSAA, encoded by the coding sequence TTGGGCAAGCTCGTCGTGTTGATGGTCACCGCGTTCATGGACATGGTGGGGCTCCTCATGGTGCTCCCCCTGCTCCCGTTCTATGCCAAGCGGTTCGTCGGGCACGGACCGCTCTGGACCGCGCTCGACGCGATCGGCATGGGTGGCGAGGGCACGGTGATCGCGCTCATGGTCTCGAGCTTCGCGGTGGCCCAGCTCGTCAGCGCGCCCATGTGGGGGCGCGTCTCCGACCGCCTCGGCCGGCGGCCGGCGCTGCTGGTCGGCATGGCCGCGAGCGGCGTCGCCTACCTCATCTTTGCCTTCTCCAACTCGCTCGAGCTGCTCTTCTTCTCGCGGCTCGTGCAGGGCGCCGGCGGCGGCACCGTCGGCGTGATCCAGGCCTACATCGCCGACGCGACCGCACCGAAGGACCGCGCGAAGACGCTCGGCTGGCTCTCCGCGGCGACCAATGCCGGCGTCGCCATCGGACCGGTCATCGGCTCCTCGGCCGCGCGCATGGGCCATGCCGCACCCGGCGTGCTCGCGGCGCTGCTCACGCTCGTCACCATGGCCTTCGCGTTCAAGTACCTCGTCGAGAGCAACGAGCGCGTGGGCTCCAAGACCGGCGAGCATCCGGCGGTGCGGAAGTCGAGCGTCGCGCTCAAGCGCGTGCTCACCCACCCGGGCGATCCCGCCTCACGCCTCATCTACATGTACGCCGTCGGGATGGGCGCCTTCCAGGGGATGACCGCCATCCTCGCGCTCTTCCTGCTCGACCGTCACGGGATCGACGAGACGCGGATCGGCTGGGTCTTCGCTTACATCGGCGTGCTGTCGGTCGTCGCGCGCGCCCTCGTGCTCGGCCCCGCGGTGGACAAGTACCGCGAACCCAAGCTCTCGCGGTACGGCCAAGGGCTCCTCGCGCTCGGACTCCTCGCGCTGCCCTTCACGACGAACTATCTCTCGCTCTCGCTCGCGATCCTGCTCATCCCGCTCGGCACGGCCTTCACCTTCCCGTGCGTGACCGGCATGCTCTCGCAGGTGATCCCGAACCATGAGCGCGGGCTCTACATGGGCGTGCAACAGACGTTCGGCGGGATGGCGCGCGTGATCGGGCCCATCTGGGCCGGCTTCGCGTTCGACTATCTCGGGAAGGGTGTGCCCTTCTTCACCGGTGCCGCGCTGGCCGCGGGCACGATCCTGCTCGGCGTGGGGATCGAGCACCACATCCCGCCGCACGAGGCGGCGAAGTCCGCGGCCTGA
- a CDS encoding ABC transporter permease, with amino-acid sequence MIETIGRVFREALESFGEAGKLTAEAVRSARDVRTWGPNFTQQARQLGVDSLPIGILIALFTGVVLALLASYSFTGAVPRYLVGTLVQKTVMMELAPVLTGLALAGRVGANIAAELGTMRVTEQVDALETLSFDPIAYLVVPRVLAGIIMFPVVVGVAMFVGLGAGWVASMTLLDLSSMEFMKGARLFFDTFDVRYGLVKSASFGFAVSVLGCTNGLRARGGAQGVGAAATSAVVQSAVMILVLDAFWAMVWLLGRAR; translated from the coding sequence GTGATCGAGACCATCGGGCGGGTGTTCCGCGAGGCGCTGGAGTCGTTCGGCGAGGCCGGGAAACTGACGGCCGAGGCGGTCCGCTCGGCGCGCGACGTCCGGACCTGGGGGCCCAACTTCACCCAGCAGGCCCGCCAGCTCGGCGTGGACTCGCTCCCGATCGGCATCCTGATCGCGCTGTTCACGGGGGTCGTGCTCGCGCTGCTCGCGAGCTACAGCTTCACCGGGGCCGTGCCGCGGTATCTCGTCGGCACGCTGGTGCAGAAGACGGTGATGATGGAGCTCGCGCCGGTGCTGACGGGCCTCGCGCTCGCCGGTCGTGTGGGCGCGAACATCGCGGCCGAGCTGGGGACGATGCGGGTGACCGAGCAGGTGGATGCGCTGGAGACGCTGTCGTTCGACCCGATCGCGTACCTCGTGGTGCCGCGGGTGCTCGCCGGGATCATCATGTTCCCGGTGGTGGTGGGTGTGGCGATGTTCGTGGGACTCGGGGCGGGGTGGGTGGCCTCGATGACGCTGCTCGACCTCTCGTCGATGGAGTTCATGAAGGGCGCGCGATTGTTCTTCGACACGTTCGACGTGCGGTACGGTCTGGTGAAGTCGGCGAGCTTCGGGTTCGCCGTGTCGGTGCTCGGCTGCACCAACGGCCTGCGCGCGCGCGGTGGCGCGCAGGGCGTCGGGGCCGCGGCGACGAGCGCGGTGGTGCAGTCGGCGGTGATGATCCTCGTGCTCGACGCCTTCTGGGCGATGGTCTGGCTCCTCGGGAGGGCCCGGTGA